Within Halobacterium jilantaiense, the genomic segment CTCCGTCTCGTGGGTCCCGACGAGAATCGAGGTGCCCATGCCGCCGACCTTCTCGCTGTGGTCGGCGACCTCGCCGAGCGTCGTCACGGTGTGCGTCTCGCCGTCAGTGTTCCGGCCGGCGTCGCCGCGGCCCGCGTCGTTCACGATGGCGACGGGCACGTCGTCGGCGCGCTCCTCGCGCAGTACGCCGACGGCGCGCTCGTAGTCCCGCCAGCAGTTGTAGAGGACGACGACGAACCCGCTGATGGCGGCGGCCCGGAGCTTCTCCTCGATTTCGTCCCAGCCCCGCCACTTGTCGGACAGCGAGATGGTGCAGAAGTCGTTGGACAGCGGCGCGCCGAGGTTCGCCGCGCCGCCGAGCGCCGCCGTGACGCCCGGCACGATCTCGATGGGGACGTCGTAGGCTCCGTCCTCCTCGGCCATCAGGTAGACGAGGTCGGACTTCCCGTAGACGTTCGGGTCGCCGCCGGAGACGTGGGCCACGTCCTCGCCGTCGCGGACGCGCTCGAAGGCCT encodes:
- a CDS encoding precorrin-3B C(17)-methyltransferase yields the protein MTGAEPPDDYGTLYVVGIGPGLPGGMTQRAKDVVQTADCVVASNLYQEFLRRDGTLPPEGSDERPDQEVVRSTMGRQVELAREAFERVRDGEDVAHVSGGDPNVYGKSDLVYLMAEEDGAYDVPIEIVPGVTAALGGAANLGAPLSNDFCTISLSDKWRGWDEIEEKLRAAAISGFVVVLYNCWRDYERAVGVLREERADDVPVAIVNDAGRGDAGRNTDGETHTVTTLGEVADHSEKVGGMGTSILVGTHETEVWENDHREHLVTPRGGRDVEDF